Proteins encoded together in one Deinococcus sp. Marseille-Q6407 window:
- the pyrH gene encoding UMP kinase, with the protein MYKRVLLKLSGEFLSDESGFGINPDTTRQLAQLIISALDGTDVELAVVIGGGNLWRGTRNGKGMDPATADYIGMLGTVMNAMALQDAMEAAGKPTRVMSAIQMQAVAEPYIRRRAIRHLEKERVVIFGGGNGAPFFTTDTTSTLRALEIGADVVLMAKNKVDGVYDKDPQKYADAVRFGALTHMDVVEQRLAVMDATALTLCMDKGLPIVVFDIFQEGNLSRLFRGERVGTLISTPDIVAAARGALDALEASAESKAQS; encoded by the coding sequence ATGTATAAGCGAGTTCTGCTGAAACTGTCCGGCGAGTTCCTGTCGGACGAAAGCGGCTTTGGCATCAACCCCGACACCACCCGGCAACTGGCGCAACTGATTATCAGCGCGCTGGACGGCACCGACGTGGAACTGGCCGTGGTGATCGGCGGCGGCAACCTGTGGCGCGGCACCCGCAACGGCAAGGGCATGGACCCGGCCACTGCCGACTACATCGGCATGCTGGGCACCGTAATGAACGCCATGGCCCTGCAAGACGCCATGGAAGCGGCCGGCAAACCCACCCGTGTGATGAGTGCCATTCAGATGCAGGCGGTGGCTGAGCCGTATATTCGCCGCCGGGCCATTCGCCATCTGGAAAAAGAACGGGTGGTCATCTTCGGCGGCGGCAACGGCGCGCCCTTTTTCACCACCGACACCACATCCACCCTGCGCGCCCTGGAAATCGGCGCCGACGTGGTGCTGATGGCGAAAAACAAGGTGGACGGCGTGTACGACAAGGACCCACAGAAGTATGCGGACGCGGTGCGCTTCGGTGCGCTGACCCACATGGACGTGGTGGAGCAGCGCCTGGCCGTGATGGACGCCACTGCCCTGACCCTCTGCATGGATAAGGGCCTGCCCATCGTGGTGTTCGACATTTTCCAGGAAGGCAACCTGAGCCGGCTGTTCCGCGGCGAGCGGGTCGGCACCCTGATCAGCACGCCGGATATCGTGGCTGCGGCGCGCGGCGCCCTGGACGCTCTAGAAGCTTCCGCCGAGTCCAAGGCCCAAAGCTAA
- the tsf gene encoding translation elongation factor Ts: MMKSIKKLREMTGAGMMDVKKALSDAEGNEEKAVALLRERGIVKAAKKADREAKEGIVRFVVEGNKAAIVEVNSETDFVARNSDFQSAVEQLAQAALKAGTSDLDTFREFQMDNGEKVGDFVSALSGKIGENIVLNRVDYLEGDNLAGYVHSNGKIGVLVDVQGGTQDQAKDVALHVAAEKPEYLTRDEVNAEDIEKEREVLTNKALAEGKPENMVERIVGGQIGKFYEERVLPEQKFVKDNSLTVAKYLGEATVNRFIRFEVGTK; encoded by the coding sequence ATGATGAAATCAATCAAGAAACTGCGCGAAATGACCGGCGCTGGCATGATGGACGTCAAAAAGGCCCTGAGCGACGCCGAGGGCAACGAAGAAAAGGCTGTGGCCCTGCTGCGCGAACGCGGCATTGTCAAGGCAGCCAAGAAGGCTGACCGCGAAGCCAAGGAAGGCATCGTGCGCTTTGTGGTGGAAGGCAACAAGGCTGCCATCGTCGAAGTGAACAGCGAAACCGACTTTGTAGCCCGCAACTCCGATTTCCAGAGCGCCGTGGAGCAGCTGGCCCAGGCGGCCCTGAAGGCCGGCACCAGCGATCTGGACACCTTCCGCGAGTTCCAGATGGACAACGGTGAAAAAGTGGGCGACTTTGTGTCGGCCCTGTCGGGCAAGATCGGTGAAAACATCGTGCTGAACCGCGTGGACTACCTGGAAGGCGACAACCTGGCCGGCTACGTACACTCGAACGGCAAGATCGGCGTGCTGGTGGACGTCCAGGGCGGCACCCAGGACCAGGCCAAGGACGTGGCTCTGCACGTGGCCGCTGAAAAGCCCGAGTACCTGACCCGCGACGAAGTGAACGCCGAGGACATCGAAAAGGAACGCGAAGTGCTGACCAACAAGGCGCTGGCCGAAGGCAAGCCCGAAAACATGGTCGAACGCATCGTGGGCGGCCAGATCGGCAAGTTCTACGAAGAGCGCGTGCTGCCCGAGCAGAAGTTCGTCAAGGACAACTCGCTGACCGTAGCGAAGTACCTCGGTGAAGCCACCGTCAACCGCTTCATCCGCTTCGAAGTCGGCACCAAGTAA
- the rpsB gene encoding 30S ribosomal protein S2, which yields MSYISMKQLLEAGVHFGHETKRWNPKFGRFIFGERNGIFIIDLQKTLKQVDRSFDYIKELAEKGGTILFVGTKKQAQEIVELEARRTGMPFVTSRWLGGMLTNYRTIRTRVERLDELDELFESGRINDRPKAERVQLGTERDRLQRFVGGIRKMNRLPDAIFVIDPTKEVIAVKEANKLGIPVIALADTDSDPDVIDYIVPGNDDAIRSIQLITHRIGDLLVEARGADEDVEQGEGGERVEDSNADIEAAEAGEGVENVQHTSSQGRS from the coding sequence ATGTCCTACATCAGCATGAAGCAACTGCTGGAAGCCGGTGTGCACTTCGGTCACGAGACCAAGCGCTGGAACCCCAAGTTCGGCCGGTTCATCTTTGGTGAGCGCAACGGTATTTTCATCATCGACCTGCAAAAGACCCTCAAGCAGGTGGACCGTTCCTTCGACTACATCAAGGAACTGGCCGAAAAGGGCGGCACCATCCTGTTCGTGGGCACCAAGAAGCAGGCCCAGGAAATCGTGGAACTGGAAGCCCGCCGCACCGGCATGCCCTTCGTGACCAGCCGCTGGCTGGGCGGCATGCTCACCAACTACCGCACCATCCGCACCCGCGTGGAGCGCCTAGACGAGCTGGACGAGCTGTTCGAATCGGGCCGCATCAACGACCGTCCCAAGGCCGAACGTGTTCAGCTGGGCACCGAGCGCGACCGTCTGCAGCGCTTCGTGGGCGGTATCCGCAAGATGAACCGTCTGCCCGACGCCATCTTCGTGATTGACCCCACCAAGGAAGTCATTGCGGTCAAGGAAGCCAACAAGTTGGGTATTCCCGTGATCGCCCTGGCCGACACCGACTCTGACCCCGATGTGATCGACTACATCGTTCCCGGCAACGACGACGCCATCCGCTCCATCCAGCTGATCACCCACCGCATCGGTGACCTGCTGGTCGAAGCCCGCGGCGCCGACGAGGACGTGGAGCAGGGCGAAGGCGGCGAACGCGTGGAAGACAGCAACGCCGACATCGAAGCCGCCGAAGCTGGCGAAGGTGTGGAGAACGTTCAGCACACCAGCAGCCAGGGCCGTTCCTAA
- the coaD gene encoding pantetheine-phosphate adenylyltransferase, whose amino-acid sequence MNAVFSGSFDPITNGHLDVLERASRMFGKVTVTVMHNARKSGKHLFTLEERLAILREATAHLPNVTVDSFDGLLVDYMKESDHGIIVRGLRAVSDYEYELQIAHLNREIGGVETVFIMAATHWSYVSSSMVKEVASYGGPIETMVPPASAQALRSKFADRYAQRVPDAAEDG is encoded by the coding sequence ATGAATGCCGTCTTTTCCGGTTCCTTCGATCCCATCACCAACGGCCACCTCGACGTGCTGGAGCGGGCCAGCCGGATGTTCGGCAAGGTGACCGTCACTGTGATGCACAATGCCCGCAAGAGCGGGAAGCACCTGTTTACCCTGGAAGAACGCCTGGCGATTCTCCGGGAAGCCACCGCGCATCTGCCCAACGTCACGGTCGACAGTTTCGACGGCCTACTGGTGGACTATATGAAGGAAAGCGACCACGGCATCATTGTCCGGGGCCTGCGCGCCGTCAGCGACTACGAGTATGAACTCCAGATTGCCCATCTCAACCGCGAAATCGGCGGTGTGGAAACGGTCTTTATCATGGCGGCCACCCACTGGAGCTATGTCAGTTCCAGCATGGTGAAGGAAGTGGCCAGTTACGGTGGCCCGATAGAGACGATGGTGCCGCCTGCCAGTGCCCAGGCGCTGCGCAGCAAGTTCGCGGACCGCTACGCCCAACGGGTACCGGACGCTGCCGAAGACGGCTGA
- a CDS encoding phosphatidate cytidylyltransferase, translating into METLSSRVSTAIIGFLVVSAVVYLGWWAMLPALLLVSVMGLFEYVRMLDYNDIDVRRGTLAVFGSAIIIASLPMLPGVPWPGGSWREVVLTVAVGYLLVIEVIKPGERPLERIVYSAFGLLYVPWLLGYFLMLRYTPDGELGLLYFALPLLATFAADIGGFFGGYRFGKRKLAPEISPAKTVEGAISGLLLSFVVITALTEFIYPIWTPMEAFLYAVLVASASQLGDLAESLLKRALKTKDSGTALPGHGGFLDRLDSLLFAVPATYLYLHISLLGG; encoded by the coding sequence TTGGAAACCCTGAGTAGCCGCGTCAGCACCGCCATTATTGGTTTTCTGGTGGTCAGCGCCGTCGTGTACCTGGGCTGGTGGGCGATGCTGCCAGCGCTGCTGCTGGTGTCGGTGATGGGGCTGTTCGAGTATGTCCGGATGCTGGACTACAACGATATCGACGTGCGGCGCGGCACCCTGGCGGTGTTCGGCAGCGCCATCATCATCGCCAGCCTGCCGATGCTGCCGGGCGTGCCCTGGCCCGGCGGGTCGTGGCGCGAGGTGGTGCTGACGGTGGCGGTGGGCTACCTACTGGTGATCGAGGTGATCAAGCCTGGCGAGCGCCCGCTGGAGCGGATCGTGTACTCGGCTTTTGGGCTGCTGTATGTTCCGTGGCTGCTGGGCTATTTCCTGATGCTGCGCTACACGCCCGACGGCGAACTGGGGCTGCTTTATTTTGCGCTGCCGCTGCTGGCGACCTTCGCGGCCGATATCGGCGGGTTTTTCGGCGGCTACCGCTTCGGCAAGCGCAAGCTAGCACCCGAAATCAGCCCGGCCAAGACGGTGGAAGGCGCCATCAGCGGCCTGCTGCTCAGCTTTGTGGTGATTACGGCGCTGACCGAGTTCATCTACCCCATCTGGACGCCAATGGAGGCGTTCCTGTACGCCGTGCTGGTCGCCAGCGCTTCTCAGCTGGGCGACCTGGCCGAAAGTCTGCTCAAACGGGCGCTAAAGACCAAAGACAGCGGCACTGCGCTGCCGGGGCACGGCGGGTTTCTGGACCGGCTCGACAGCCTGCTGTTCGCCGTGCCGGCCACCTATCTGTACCTGCACATCAGCCTGCTGGGGGGCTAA
- the ilvA gene encoding threonine ammonia-lyase, biosynthetic: MTAPHPQPLSSSTPFGMDLVRDVLNSRVYDVAVRTPLQPAPRLSGRLGQQVYFKREDQQPVFSFKLRGAYNRMAQLSAAERAAGVICASAGNHAQGVAYSAQQLGVQAVIVMPATTPEIKVRACRDRGAEVILHGDSFSDAAAHAFEVQAQRDLTFIHPFDDPAVIAGQGTIGLELLSQVQAEGSSGGAYTVFAPVGGGGLIAGVAGFLKTLNPAVRIVGVEPEDSAAMGLSIQAGERVWLDQVGLFVDGVAVKQVGEHTFALCQEYVDEWITVSTDEVCAAIKDVFDDTRSIMEPAGALAVAGLKRYARQLEEEGQTLVALTCGANMNFDRLRHVAERAEVGEQKEAVLAVTIPEQPGAFVRFCQQLGPLAITEFNYRYAPRRNARIFVGVQLPRPADRTAIVQQLEQAGYPVLDLTGDEVAKVHVRHMVGGRAPEAAYERLYSFDFPERPGALLDFLLRLGGRWNISLFHYRNHGSDYGRVLAGFRVPDAELPAFQASLAEVGYDFTEQSSNPAYRTFLQ; encoded by the coding sequence ATGACTGCACCACATCCCCAGCCCCTTTCTTCTTCAACTCCTTTCGGCATGGACCTGGTCCGCGATGTCCTCAACAGCCGGGTCTACGACGTGGCGGTCCGCACGCCGCTCCAGCCTGCGCCCCGGCTCTCGGGCCGGTTGGGCCAGCAGGTCTATTTCAAGCGCGAGGACCAGCAGCCGGTCTTTTCGTTCAAGCTGCGCGGTGCCTATAACCGGATGGCGCAGCTGAGCGCGGCCGAGCGGGCTGCCGGCGTCATCTGCGCTTCGGCGGGCAACCACGCGCAGGGAGTGGCCTACTCGGCGCAGCAACTGGGCGTGCAGGCCGTGATCGTGATGCCGGCGACCACCCCCGAAATCAAGGTGCGGGCCTGCCGTGACCGCGGCGCCGAGGTGATTCTGCACGGTGACTCGTTCAGCGACGCGGCCGCCCACGCCTTCGAGGTCCAGGCGCAGCGTGACCTGACCTTTATCCACCCCTTCGACGACCCGGCGGTGATTGCTGGACAGGGCACCATCGGGCTGGAGCTGCTTTCGCAGGTGCAGGCGGAAGGCAGCAGCGGCGGTGCCTACACGGTCTTTGCCCCGGTGGGTGGCGGCGGACTGATCGCGGGTGTGGCGGGTTTTCTCAAGACGCTGAACCCGGCCGTCAGGATCGTGGGCGTAGAACCTGAGGACAGCGCCGCCATGGGCCTCAGCATTCAGGCGGGCGAGCGGGTCTGGCTGGATCAGGTGGGCCTGTTTGTGGACGGTGTGGCCGTCAAGCAGGTGGGTGAGCACACCTTCGCCCTCTGTCAGGAGTACGTGGATGAGTGGATAACCGTCAGCACCGACGAGGTCTGCGCCGCCATCAAGGACGTGTTCGACGATACCCGCTCCATCATGGAGCCGGCCGGGGCGCTGGCGGTGGCGGGCCTCAAGCGCTACGCCCGGCAGCTGGAAGAGGAGGGGCAGACCCTGGTGGCCCTTACCTGCGGTGCCAACATGAACTTCGACCGGCTGCGCCACGTGGCCGAGCGCGCCGAAGTGGGCGAACAGAAAGAAGCGGTGCTGGCCGTCACCATCCCCGAGCAGCCCGGCGCCTTCGTGCGCTTTTGCCAGCAGCTGGGTCCGCTTGCCATCACCGAATTCAACTACCGCTACGCGCCGCGCCGCAACGCCCGCATTTTTGTGGGGGTACAGCTGCCCCGGCCGGCCGACCGCACGGCCATCGTGCAGCAGCTGGAGCAGGCCGGCTATCCGGTGCTGGACCTTACCGGCGACGAGGTCGCCAAGGTGCATGTGCGGCACATGGTGGGTGGCCGCGCCCCCGAGGCAGCGTACGAGCGGCTCTATTCCTTCGACTTCCCCGAGCGCCCCGGCGCCCTGCTGGATTTTCTGCTGCGGCTGGGGGGCCGCTGGAACATCAGCCTGTTTCACTACCGCAACCACGGCTCCGACTATGGCCGGGTGCTGGCCGGCTTTCGGGTGCCAGACGCCGAGCTGCCGGCCTTTCAGGCGTCACTGGCAGAGGTCGGTTACGACTTTACCGAGCAGAGCAGCAACCCGGCTTACCGGACTTTTCTGCAGTAA
- the frr gene encoding ribosome recycling factor has product MSDTNAIYKDARDRMGKSIEALESNLGVLRTGRAHPGLLKKVMVEYFGSTMPIDQVATVNAPDARTLTVTPWDRGALNPIEKAIRDSDLGLNPNNKGDMIFISIPALTEERRKEMVKNAKGYAEEARISIRNVRKSALDEVKKLDDLGEDEVKRAEAEVQKITDEFVKKVDDVFDRKESEILG; this is encoded by the coding sequence ATGAGTGACACCAACGCAATTTACAAGGACGCCCGTGACCGCATGGGCAAGAGCATTGAGGCCCTGGAAAGCAACCTGGGAGTGCTGCGCACCGGCCGCGCCCACCCCGGCCTGCTGAAAAAAGTAATGGTGGAGTATTTCGGCTCGACCATGCCTATCGATCAGGTGGCCACCGTCAACGCCCCCGACGCCCGCACCCTGACCGTGACCCCCTGGGACCGCGGCGCGCTGAACCCCATCGAGAAGGCCATCCGCGACTCTGACCTGGGTCTGAACCCCAACAACAAGGGCGACATGATCTTTATTTCCATTCCTGCGCTGACCGAAGAGCGCCGCAAGGAAATGGTCAAGAACGCCAAGGGCTACGCCGAAGAAGCCCGCATCAGCATTCGCAACGTGCGTAAATCGGCGCTGGACGAGGTCAAGAAGCTGGACGACCTGGGCGAAGATGAAGTTAAGCGCGCCGAAGCCGAAGTGCAGAAGATCACCGACGAGTTCGTGAAGAAGGTGGACGACGTGTTCGACCGCAAGGAATCCGAAATCCTGGGCTGA
- a CDS encoding IS4 family transposase, with amino-acid sequence MIAARSINHHDLSAHMPGISMPQAKKRRADRTFRDEQLDMDFFIALLVVHLPPGKVLLSLDRTNWEHGETPINFLVLGAVVHGFTLPLIWVPLDESGNSHTYARMWLVLKLLRVLPAKRWQGLVADREFIGAEWFRFLRRQGIKRAIRIRHSDMLDDMNGKEWFKHVQHGHFHEIDEKVFVFGELMRVVATRSSTGDLVIIATDFSARKTWKLYKQRWSIECTFSSFKKRGFDLERTGMTERSRLQRLFGLVTLAWMFCLRLGVWLSQTQSIPILKHGRRAVSLVRYGAQHLVDALRWKPQQFMAVLDLLTQPFCPPGGAGSEVVTY; translated from the coding sequence ATGATTGCCGCGAGGAGCATCAATCATCACGACCTGAGTGCCCACATGCCGGGTATCAGCATGCCCCAGGCTAAGAAAAGGCGGGCAGACCGCACCTTCCGGGATGAGCAGCTGGACATGGACTTTTTCATCGCTCTGCTCGTCGTCCATCTTCCACCGGGGAAGGTGTTGCTGAGTCTGGACCGCACCAATTGGGAGCATGGGGAAACGCCCATCAATTTTCTGGTGCTTGGAGCCGTGGTTCATGGCTTCACCCTGCCCCTGATTTGGGTTCCTCTTGATGAGTCCGGGAACAGCCACACCTACGCCCGTATGTGGTTGGTATTGAAGCTCCTCCGCGTCTTGCCAGCGAAACGCTGGCAAGGCCTGGTGGCTGACCGTGAGTTCATCGGTGCGGAGTGGTTCCGTTTTCTCCGTCGTCAAGGCATCAAGCGGGCGATCCGCATTCGGCACAGCGACATGCTGGACGACATGAATGGGAAGGAATGGTTTAAGCACGTCCAGCACGGTCATTTCCATGAAATCGACGAAAAGGTGTTCGTGTTTGGCGAACTCATGCGGGTGGTCGCGACGAGGTCATCCACAGGTGACCTCGTCATCATTGCCACAGATTTCAGCGCTCGGAAGACCTGGAAGCTGTACAAGCAGCGCTGGTCAATCGAGTGCACCTTCAGCAGCTTCAAGAAGCGAGGCTTCGACCTGGAGCGGACTGGGATGACGGAAAGGAGCCGTCTTCAGCGGCTCTTCGGCCTTGTGACACTGGCCTGGATGTTTTGTTTGCGCTTGGGGGTCTGGCTCAGCCAGACCCAGTCCATCCCCATTCTCAAGCATGGTCGTAGAGCGGTCAGTCTGGTGCGGTACGGTGCTCAGCATCTCGTGGATGCCTTACGATGGAAACCACAACAGTTCATGGCTGTCCTAGACCTGTTGACCCAGCCTTTTTGCCCACCAGGAGGGGCTGGAAGTGAAGTTGTCACCTACTGA
- the ilvN gene encoding acetolactate synthase small subunit — protein MTAGPQQPHLLAQDHLVSALVRDEPRVLTRITALFGRRGYNIKSLSVGSTETPGVSRMTFVVAGERGIVEQAIRQLEKLHDVLKIIDHSAEKYVDRELVLLKVRVDRDTRLEVRQMAEDFRARIVDAGRQALTFEVTGDEGKITAFIEQMRPFGILETMRTGRVALIRGSNADIASHVYGGESQALAAPAPDALAPAPEPREASSRDGGEQ, from the coding sequence ATGACCGCAGGCCCGCAGCAGCCACATTTGCTGGCCCAGGACCACCTCGTCTCGGCGCTGGTGCGCGACGAACCTCGCGTGCTGACCCGCATCACCGCGCTGTTTGGCCGGCGCGGCTACAACATCAAGAGCCTCAGCGTGGGCAGCACCGAAACGCCCGGCGTCTCGCGGATGACCTTCGTGGTGGCCGGTGAACGCGGCATCGTGGAGCAGGCCATCCGGCAGCTGGAAAAGCTGCACGACGTCCTGAAAATCATTGACCACAGCGCCGAGAAATACGTGGACCGCGAGCTGGTGCTGCTCAAGGTGCGGGTGGACCGCGACACCCGGCTGGAAGTGCGGCAGATGGCCGAGGACTTCCGCGCCCGGATCGTGGACGCCGGGCGGCAGGCCCTGACCTTCGAGGTCACCGGCGACGAGGGCAAGATCACAGCTTTTATCGAGCAGATGCGGCCTTTCGGGATTCTGGAAACCATGCGCACCGGCCGGGTCGCCCTGATTCGTGGCTCCAATGCCGATATCGCCAGCCATGTCTATGGCGGCGAGTCGCAGGCACTGGCGGCCCCGGCGCCGGACGCCTTGGCACCGGCCCCCGAACCTCGCGAGGCCAGCAGCCGGGACGGAGGTGAGCAGTAG
- a CDS encoding RsmD family RNA methyltransferase, with protein sequence MSLRILGGSAKGRALKVPESARPSGARVRKSLFDLLQNRRPPEGSRPVTFVDLHGGSGAIGLEAASRGYQVTLIEKEGRSVKALEQNARELGLWENVRILKGDAGALAGRLEPADIVFSDPPYAQDIPLLTEQILAAGMLAPGGMLIAQHDKRLTLPDVPGFERETRHYGSNSLSIYTHAAEQDHAPGSGAQASGSEAASLEPA encoded by the coding sequence ATGAGCCTGCGAATTCTGGGCGGCAGTGCCAAAGGCCGTGCCCTCAAAGTGCCCGAGTCGGCCCGCCCCAGCGGGGCCCGCGTCCGCAAAAGCCTTTTTGACCTGCTACAAAATCGCCGCCCACCCGAAGGCAGCCGCCCGGTCACCTTCGTGGATCTGCATGGCGGCAGCGGGGCTATCGGTCTGGAGGCGGCCAGCCGGGGGTATCAGGTCACCCTGATCGAGAAAGAGGGGCGCAGCGTGAAGGCTCTGGAACAGAACGCCCGCGAGCTGGGCCTGTGGGAAAATGTCCGCATTCTCAAAGGGGACGCCGGCGCCTTGGCTGGACGGCTGGAACCGGCCGACATTGTGTTTAGCGACCCGCCTTATGCGCAGGATATTCCTCTGCTGACGGAGCAGATTCTGGCAGCCGGCATGCTGGCGCCCGGTGGAATGCTGATCGCTCAGCACGACAAGCGCCTGACCTTGCCGGACGTGCCCGGCTTCGAGCGTGAAACCCGGCATTACGGCAGCAACAGCCTGAGCATCTATACCCACGCGGCCGAGCAGGATCATGCACCGGGTTCCGGGGCGCAGGCGAGCGGCAGCGAGGCTGCTAGTCTGGAACCCGCATGA